The DNA segment GACTAATAACATTTTAAGCTCTAATGGTGGGTTAAAGTTTGTTCTAGACCCGTGATTTAaggtttttatgtttttttggtTGGAATTCTTCTTTGTTCAGAGATCTGAGAAAAAAATTGAACTGTGAGTTCTGGTTCTAGTTTTGAACCGAAATCAAAAAGCCATTTTGGTTCCAGATTTTTATATTGGTATGTGCTATTTGTATCCctaatgttcttttttattcCACAAATCATGTTCTTTTTTATTCCTGCAAATCATCTGTATACATTTGTATTTCTTTGTAAATAAGTGCATTAAAACAGGGACCTCATTCAAAATTTGGGTGCATAAACTAGGGACAACTTTTTTTCCGAAACATGGGCTTAGGGTGCTTTCAATATGTGTTTGAGTTAATTTTTTCATTTTCCCTATTGTGAAATCTGATTTCCAACTTTATAGTGTTCCTTTTAGTAGTTTGCTCATGAATTCAAATTGATTGTTTCTTCGACACTAGAAAAGGGCTGAATCTTCTAAGAGGctgtcataatttttcttgtttaGACGTATGGAGAATTAAAACTGACATGGAGCATGAAGTTGAAACTTTTAACAAACTATAACTTTTTCGTGCATGTGTGtttctttatattgaaatatgCTATCAAATATCAATCCTTGTTGTGGCTTTTTTACCTATATCAAGCATGCTATCTAGTGGCTTAATGAATGCAAAGCTGCAGAAGCAAATGTGTTTCCGTGTTCTGTAGAAATCGCAATGACGGTCATAAAAAGAATTATTGTTTTGGTAAAAAGTACATAGTCCATCTTAGCTAGGTCTTGCAATGGAAAATCAGTTacatatatcaagataaatTGCTAAAATAATCATGTAAGTTGCATATTCTTGCTTTTGGTTCTCCAAGTAGTAGTCAAAATCTGGTATTTATCCTATAAGTTATTTAGATTTGCTTCGCAGGTGAGGaactttgttttttatttgataataataattatgaGTGAGGTCATTTTCTCTTAGTCGGGTGATTCTAGTTGTAGTTGACGTTGTTCGGTGCTCTTTGGGTCCATTGGCTTCTGAAGATCTCAGAAGACTTTTTTTTACTCTACTTTGAGGCTGGTATGTTGGGTACCTAACATTATGATGATAAATGATTATTGTGTCAAATTGATAAACTGGAAGCATGAGTACAAAATTTGACGttatttttttccttctttcaGTAGATTTTCTTGTAACAAGAGAAGTCGATGAATTCTAAATTTGAGAAAGCACGACACGAGGAGCAGAAGGTTCCAACGATGGGGGTAAACATCATGATGCCTTAAAAGACGATGAGAGAGATTCACATCAAGAAGACCATGTCAAAGACGTGAAATATAGAGATGATGAAATTTATGGAGATAAAAATGTCAAGAAGATTACCTCAAAGACGATAAGCAAAGGGATGAAAAATATCACAAAGAAACCAACAAAGATAATAAAATCGGGATGTCAAGCATAGGATGGATGATAGATGTTGTcgaaatatgattttttgtattactttttatgttaaaagtattagttttcaTAGTAAAAGTATTACTTTGAATGTTAAAAAATGTTACCTTTAATGTATGCCAATATGCCAATATGAcataaaagtattattttttatattaaaagtattagtttttattataaaagtATTAATATTTTACgcaaaatattatttctaacGTGCggtaattaacataaaaaatattattttatatatgaaaaatattatttttttatcaaaagaattagttttatgtgaaaaatattactttaaCGTGTGCTAACATGTATTATAAtacattataaataatacttttgatagTAAAACAAACACTTTTAGCATAAAAACTATTACATTGacttaaaaagtaatatttttttaatttcaaatttgaatatattagAATTAATACTTTTGATAGAAACATtaatacttttaacataaaaactaatacgtttgacttaaaaaataatatttttaacttaaAATGTGATGCTTTTTTTTGTCAAATTAGCATACGTTAAAAGTATTActttaaacataaaaatcaatattttcttaTGTTTGCATACGTtagaagtaatacttttgaaaaaaaaactaatagttttgacttaaaaagtaatatttaatACCATTTGCCAAAAAAATGTCAAATTAGCAAACATTAGAAGTAAATATGAATAATGAAATGAACTAAATATTGGCATTCCTAATCACCATTTAAGTAATTTAATTCGTTTAATTCACATGTTTGTATCAATGAAGAACAAATTAAAGGAAATGGAAATTACAAGGAAATGGAGACAATCAAGTTGTGATTTGTCATGCAAACACAGTTTTCTATGGATTTCTATTATACCAAAATGTGGCCCAAGACTGGCCCTTTTCCAATTTTCTCAACCTGAGAAGCAAATGCACAACCATCCCACAAAGGAATCCAAGTGCAACACTCTATCCCACAAGTGAAACCGCCGTGTAAATGAGCATTGATAGACATATTAGCAATCAAATTATTCAGTCatccaaaattaaataagatTTCAGGCAGACTAAAACACACAAACTTGGATGTTTCCCAATTACTACTGGGGGAAAGAGATCAAAACCatcatgaaaaaaaaacacaatattaaataaatccaatgaaaaaaaaacacaatattAAACAATGTCTACTAGGGGAAGGACACAACATCCTCGCCTACGGTACTGATTCCTCCTGAATATCTCTTGCATGCCTTGTCCACTGCATATGTGGCCGTGTTGATTAGCTACTGCTTTATGCTTCGCAGTCCAATCTGTTCGAATCCACCACAAGCATAACGGTGGAGGATCCAAGTTCCACTGATCCATTTGTTGGTCATGCACATATAATTATCCGGGAAGATAAAAGGACCGATATATCAAATAGGGCAGAGTACTCATGAGTCAAACAATTTAGAAATAAGAATAGATAGTGAAAAATAAGTCTCTCGCTTTGGTGTAGTTTCAAAAACAAGACTGAAAAGCTTAATTTACATATATTAAGCTCCTTCTTCGATTATGTTACTGCTTTGTTCAATGTTTCCTCTTTCTAATTCCTGAGCAGTAAATATTGTGTTTTTCATTCATTAACATCACTCACAGACTACTTGGGATCTCTAAAATCCAACTTTTTGACAGATGTATGTCCATGCATTCGGTAGAAGCACTACACACAGCACAATCAAAATTCAACACTAGAATAAAATTTTTCATCCCAACACAACACAAATTTCCTAATTAGCACCCGTACTTCTCATGCTACCCAAACACAGAAAAATACATGTACTATACAGATATTGccaaaccaaaccaaaccaaaccaaaaTCATGAGCCAAACGCCAAAAAAAacagaagaaaaaaagaaaagagctCCCAAATCAAGATATGATTACAAATACAGCTAAaaaccacaaaaaaaaaaaagaaaaaactgAAAAAGAAGCAGCGAAAACATAAAATGAAAAATACCCCTTACTCGTCCTCTGCTTGGGAgacgaagaagttgaagttggGTGTCTCAGGATGAAGAGAAATCAAAGTGATCTGCTTATTCTGCCGTGATTCTCAATTGATTTGCGAGAAGAGTTGGAAAAAAAGTTAGCTAGAGATTGAGAGAATAAGTGCGAAGATCGATCGAGCGATTGAGAATACAGAGAGGAGGGAGCGAATTATAGAATATGGGTCGTGGGTGAATTGCGAATTGGACCTGGTAATTTTTCAGTGTTCGATTGATCTGTATTGCGATAACACAGTCTCATAAGAGTGTTactctataaaattaaatatgtagtGTATTTAACAAAAATTGGAATGTAAATTAATATCACTCCTCCtaaattaattcaaaataaCACAGCAAATTCCATACGGGCAGTCCCAAAAACCCATGTAATCTGATAGCAAAAAATtgcattttcgaaaatttcttcattgggaaaaaaataaaaagcatGACAGAATCTCAGCTTGCGGGAAATCCTCAATCAACCTCCAGATCTCAATTATTTCTTCACTTCAATTTATCAATGATatctatctatatctatattttACTAAACCAAAAGATGAATAATTAAAATGTTCATTTCAAGATTGTGCTAGCCTAAATGCCTAATAGCTTTCGTGTTTTGAGTAAGATAAGGATTTTTCTATGCCATATATAGCTATAATGTATTTGGAATATTTCTATTCAGATGATCCATACAATTACATTATTTACACCttcgtgatatatatatatttcggaaATTTCCTTTCCACTCTTAATTTGAGTTATAACAGTGCCAAAATATTCTTTTAACAAAAATCGTCATGAACAAGAATTATATAGAAAAATTCTAAATATTATCATGAACAATTTTATGTTATGACTCTAATGCGATGGGTAATAATAATCGTTttatgacctcaccccttagagggattacatataggggactgatcagttagacACAATTAATGAGAGAGATTTCAGTGTCTGACCAAAATTATGTTATGTGATGTCAAATATgttatgatgatgtttatgttatgctatgttgagatatgaaatgtttatatttgaattaattcatgagttttgaaataattatatatatatatatgtatatattttagtatgatcgatcggcccccacttgctgagtgtttcctaAAACACTCACCCCCCTTACTTTTTCCCTTCCAGATGATGAAGATTATGATTTAGAGGAGCGGGAGaaagatatgttttggggatggGGATAGAGGAATATTAAGATTGAATTTtgggatttttatttttgggattttGCAGTAACATTTTGTTGTTAAGTTTTTAAACGCTTCCGcatatgcatgttttgttattttggaattatcgagttgtaaagacgatgttttgaaatttatttatgataatagacatatttggtttatactgtactacgaggctgattgttttataatttttgtgaatttgaaacaacgccggtgACACGTCACAgtctcggggcgtgacattgAATTGATTTGTATTTTCTTGATTAACTTGAAATTTACAATACATCTGGAGGACGACTATTCTGCCATATATCCGTGGCATCTCTTGTCCCATTGTTCAAAGGTTCGAGCACGATTCGAAGTCCGGGGGACTGATGACGTCCGATCCATGCAGAGCTTTGGAATGGGAGGCTTGCAATGTTAGGGTAATAGAATAGCTTTGGCTTACACCGAGTATGTGAAGGGCTCAACTCTTAGTGTGAAACTTTTGTAAGCTAAGGGCGTTTTTGGGTTGATGATAAAGAACGCTGTAAATTCAAATCATGTTGGAATGCTTAAATGAATATTTCTTTGTTTCCAAAGTTGATAGtgaatttttctttttctattaACTAGTAAGTAGCATGTGCTACGCACGTGAACGAcgtattaatttattaaatataatataaaataaatttaaatttatttatatttataataaaaattaaattatcaataattaattttttaaataatctataattgtttgatttttttagatGTATTAAGTTTTTAATAGTTGTTAAATGTCTTATACTtgaatctaaaatattatttctctaATGACATTTTTTTACTTCTGTTCACAATTTTATACATAGAATAGATTAAATACGtaccaaataaaatttttattctaattatttaattcaaaataaaatcctttTGCAGtattaaaataagtttttacccttttcaaaaaaataattttttatcatttatttaataGTCCTCATAagtaaatgaaatatttttttattttttaaaaagtctaAACTTTAACATTGTGTCTCTTGGtattaaaataagaatgattcacttagaaaattcaaaaataatttatttttcaaaaaataaatcctaaaaaaataaccaaataaaattcttattctaattatttaattcaaaattaaatcatataccagtattaaaataagtttttatccttgtcaaaaaaataagtttttatcatttatttaataGTTCTCATAagtaaatgaaatattttttttattttcgaagAAGTCTAAACTTAAAAATTGTGTCTCTTGGtattaaaataagaatgattcacttagaaaattcaaaaataattttttttcctcaTGTTTTCTTTATAATAACTTTagaaatatgataaaaatcaattaaaatataatgttgtaatcaatgattcaaaaaaataaatgcacCACTTTAAAGAATAAGCAACACATTGATTTTCTACAATTTGAATATCCCAAATTTGACCCTAATTTTTACACCATTTTTTCCACACAATGCTCATGATTGATACACATAATTCATACTTTTTGGGCATATagtaaatacacaataaaaacTTTACCCaccattcatacttttatagtagaaaTAGATTAGATCTTAAAATCTATAATTTTATCTTAGGAACTCACCAAAAGTCCTCAGATACCAATCATTAATGGGTTCATGCAGAGGCAGAAAAACTCACCAAAAGTTTTTGGATACTAACCATATTACAAATACAAGCTAATTCATATATACTTGCTATATAAGCACCAATCTGGTGCAGCATTGAATGTATGATATATATCACCATCCTAGCTCCAGCCCCAGCTGCTCTGGGGTTTGCTCTTTCTGGATATGGATGTCGGTAAATAGGAACGGAAAGGTGTCGAAATCCAAACATTGATGCACACAGTAAAGATAGTGTTtgcaaactttaaaaataaatgattatgaattttaaaaatagagGTTGCAGACACTCCCTAAGTATTCATAATGTGCGCTTCACTTGATCCAGAGAAGCACTTCATGCTGAAATTTGTTCAAAATTACAGATAAAAGAtagaagagaaaagaaagaaTGGCAGAAGTAAAAGACAACAGTAAAAAAGAGCAAAGTTAAATTTATGCCCAAGCCGGTGTGTCTGTTCCGGTTTTCGCTATCTATTTACAAGCtattctattattattattattattatttgatattcTGTTTCTTTAAATTCATAGTTGTCTATTTCAATTTAAGGGTTACGACTAAATCAAGAGTTGCGATGGCTATCCTCTGATCAAAAAGTTGTGCTGAAAAGGTGTTCCAATATCTATAAATAATGGAGAACACTTTGAAATtaacaaaatataatattaaagaaCAAAAGCCTACAATTCTCAGATTTCAGAAGAATACATCTTCATGTTTTGTAGTATTCTTTGATATTGCTATACAAAGAATACGCATGGTTTGGAAAATCCATGACACTATTCGCTTTTGAGAAACTGATAGCAATCTTATAGTGGGCGCAGATATCACTCAAGCGCAACTAAGCATTTTCGTAGTTCAAACCAATACCCTATTATATAACGTTACTTGTTTCATTTTCATTTCCTACGGTAGAGTTTTCCCAACAATCTTAAGCGATATTTGTATGCAATGGAGAGGGAAACTGCCCTGGCTACGATTAAGTTGATGAATCAAGACATGGTCAAACTGGATAGGTTTGACAGTATGAATTTCATGTGATGGTAATGATGATTTTCTATATTCTTGATCCAAATTTGGAAGACATTCCGGCTCTTGTGTGAAATTTTTGGTGTTGCTGAAGTATTTTATGGACTGGATGGTGTAAATTCGCGAACTGATGTTTTTTGACAAGAAATATATAAATGAACAACTTATCCAAACACAatcaatttcaaaatatttaaatgtaaGCAAGCAGCTAGAAGACTGACAGAGTTCGATGTTGTTAATGTTTGGAGCAGCTGCTTTTTGGCCCTTCTAAAATAGTGTTTGGAAGATCTTTTAAGAAGAAATTCTAATCTTTTTCTttgtaaaatttcaaaattttatgaatGAAAAGATAAGAAGTACGGCTTTCTAAAAGGTCTCACAAAGacttcataaataaaaaacGTCCCCTGTTTTACATTTCCTATCTAAGTTAACTTTTAGATTAATGGAACTTAAGTTGTTAACGGTGGTGTAGAGAATAGTGCAAACAATCAAGTAAAATTCATGGATtagtttcattaaaaaaaaaaagatatgcATTCTAGTCGAAGTTCTTAATGCTTTTATCTTCTGATGCAACTACTTTCTTGAAGATAATGGAAAGAATACACGATCAAAACAAAAGGAAATATCACCTTTGGAACCATGGCATAAGCTAAATATCATCTGGCGACCAAGATCGATGAATTAGCAAAACCTCTGGCTAAGCAATGAGTatatctcatcaccttccttcATAGCCAGCTCGTCTGGAGTTTGCTCTTTACGGAGACGGCGACCATTAAAGTGGAAGATTAAAGAGTCCTCATGCACAGATTGTTGTTCACAATAGAGATCCACAAGTTTCTTCAGTGGTTCACTTCTCTTGATCCTGAAAAACTCTCTGTTTCCATCCCGGCCTCGCACGATGAGAGTGATGCACCCACAGCCCGATGGAGGATTGGTTTCTGCATTTCTTTTCTTCACCGCAGATATCTCATCAGCTTCCTCCATTTCCAGCTCCATTGGAGTTTGCTCACCACTGGATCTGTTGATCCTGAAAAACACCTCGTCCCCATCCCGCAGGCCCTGGACTGTCACAGTGATATGCCCACCGCCCGACAGAGGGCCGGTTTTGGTTTCATCGTTCAACATCATTAATTCCACACTCAGCCTTGCCTTCTGCTCCGCTTCAAAGTTAAGTAATGAGAGTGAACAtggtataaatatatatatatatatatatatatatatatatatatataactttgcTTCATGCATGTTCATACAGTGTAAATTCGGTTTCAGGATGTTCCTTTAAACAAGAGGGCTCTCCATTATACTTGGTATGAGGAATGAATCGTTTTCATTGCGGTAAAAGCGTGAGATCGAGAGAAGAGAATCAGATGGATTCATGGCAGGAGAGTACAAAtggtaaatatattttgggatTAAGTTTCCAATTTAAGAGAACCTACTATTCATGTACACAAATCACAGATGATTAATCCAGACCACATCATGAAACAAGATCCAAAATACTCATCGGAAAATTCTTCAACAGTCAAAATAAGGGTTTAGTACATGGCGGGTAATGTGTATGCATTCATGTGAaccactgattttaaccaatcataaGCCGTCACGTCACCCGCAAGGCACTATCCTGCGGTAGTGCCTTGCGGGTAGCATTTACTCAAACCAAAATAAGACACAGTTTCACCCTATGATTACGATATCGGAACACAATTTACGAACCTCAACCAAAACCAATAAAACAAgataaaacacacacacacacgaacAAAAGATGAAGCATTTTGGtcccaaaaataataatgaaacaTCAATTCACAGTTACATACCTGAAGATTAATTTTCAAGCGCAGCAGACTGAAAGCCAATATTGAAAGGAAAAGAGAGCGatacgaatatatatatatatatatatatatatatatatatcagatgGGCACCCACTGCCAATGGTTGGGATATATGGGCTCAAGTAAATCTGGGCCGTTTAATATGTCCCATCCTTTTTCAAAGTGGATTAATTGGATTTGACGCTAGGAGTGTAAAAAATAGCCTAATTTATCAACCTCGTAAAGTGGATTCCAAAAATATGGCGTTAAGGGTACCCCGGCCCTAAACTTATTCATCCAATTTCAACATGTTATCCACAATGTCACATCATTGAAACttcaacattttaaaaaacataatttttacAATTTATTTCCACAATcataaacccaaaaaaaaactttttaatgGGTCCCGTCAATCATTTTAATACACattattcattttttatttattatctatatttaaatttaaattttgatttttataatataataaaaattttggtCTTAAATAATGTTAAATAcgttaataatttaattaattaatattcaatattttttttaattaataaatctaCAATTAAACTTTAATAACTATTAAAAATTTCTTGTATACGTAAGTTACATAAATTCACATCTAAAATTCGATGTTATTATATATGATAGAATCGGTTACAAGTGTAGAAAGGGGGAGAGGTGAATACACTTATAAACAAACTAGTGTAAAATGATTGAACTCGATCGGTTTTGTGACTTAATTCTAAGCTTATTTTGATGTCTAATGTATTTTGACAAACAAGAGTATGTACGAAAATATGCCAAATTACATATTTGAACACTGAGTAAGTATCAGTTTAGGTTATGTGATTATAGTGGGTAAATTGAAATAATGCAAGcaaatgtttatggatgttcggagatttcaaaaactcctacgtcacgccttcttccacctcggaagaaTATCACTAGaatactttgaattttacaagcaatttgcaaaaTCCCGATCCAGTTTAGGAATCggacactgcctaaacaagaactcctagtacaaAAACTCAGTTTCGGTCCTAGACTGATAATGGAACAAAgatgaatacaactcgaaatctTTAGCACAAGATTGATCCTTCAATAATCTGAATAAGACTTAGGcgtttgtgcttcgagttcctTGATCGATTCTTAAGTGTATATGACTTTGAATGCTCTCGTAGTGAGCAATGTATGCAGAAACTTCAGCGTGCAAGAGAGAGCTCCTTTGATTgatcaagatctctatttatatCCTTGGATTGTTAACGGTCATAATTTCAAATTGAATCTTCAGATAAAGTtttgaattattcccgttggatttgtcactatcaaCAACAAATTCTGGAGCCGACATTTGCCCTTTGCATCGCGACACTACCTTTTGCAGGACATGTCAGAGTACGAAAGAACTTATCCAAAAGCGGAAAGTTAGTAAACTGATGAAGTTGGTTTAGCTAGGTAAACTGATGAAGTCAGTTTAGCGTCTTCGGCCAGTTTGAGCGAAGCAGTTTAGCGCGAGACAGTTTAGCTCCATAATTCAGTTTAGAGCTTCTTGGTTGCTCGATTAGTTTATCCTTCTTCATAATTGTAAATACCAAAACTTAATTTCCCagcaatttccccctttttggtgtttatcaaaacTTTGAGATATTTAAGTGGTAAACTGATATTCAATATAAACTAATATTTGTAAAAGATATCCAATTTCAAGTTCATACAAATCTTCCCCTTTTTGATAAATCAACAATAAAGAGATGAAGGTTTAGATACAAATGTATATAACATAAGAAGTTTTTGTAATAACACAAAGTGAGTTATCTTCGATCAGATGAAGGTCTTGGCAATGAAGAGATGCGAGATGGTAAATGAGTTGCTGATGTATGATGTCCGGATGCTTGGGCTTCGTACTGAACTCGCAAGATATTCTGAGAGAGACTTGTTAAGTTGATGATTTGCTTGGAAAGTCCTTGAAAATTTGAGTAAACTGATGTGTGCAGGGATTGAACAAATCCGTTCAAGTTGTCAACTTTTGTCTCGAGGGAATGATAAGAGTGATTTAGTAGAGACAATGAACTGTTCACGTGACTGGAATCCAATAAAACTTTGTCCAGTAGTGCAAGTTTTTCTTGGAGTTTGATCAGTTATGCACTTATTGACTGTCTCAGAAAGAAGCGTTGCTGCTTGTTTCTCGTTGATTGTCCTTGAGAGAAGTAACATCTTTGGACATATTGTACACTGAAGTTCCGAGTTCAGAAATCAGCTCATACCATTCAGCTTCTTGACCTGTTTTTGAGGATGGAATGTTTTTACCACTGGAGAAAAGATCAGTCTGTAGAATATGGAGAAAATCTATTTTTTGTCCTTTAGGAGGAGATTGAGGTTCAGTTGAGGCCATCGCagttttctcttttcctttGCATTGATGAGATAAATATTCAGGAGTAGAGTGAACAATCATTGCAAGAT comes from the Henckelia pumila isolate YLH828 chromosome 1, ASM3356847v2, whole genome shotgun sequence genome and includes:
- the LOC140875727 gene encoding small ubiquitin-related modifier 1-like, with protein sequence MMLNDETKTGPLSGGGHITVTVQGLRDGDEVFFRINRSSGEQTPMELEMEEADEISAVKKRNAETNPPSGCGCITLIVRGRDGNREFFRIKRSEPLKKLVDLYCEQQSVHEDSLIFHFNGRRLRKEQTPDELAMKEGDEIYSLLSQRFC